From the Fusobacterium ulcerans ATCC 49185 genome, the window AGGAGCAGACTTTACAACTGGAGGAGACTTCAATATTACAGCTAAACAAATAGATACAACAAAATATACTGATGTAACTGAAAAAACAAATTCAGATTTCTCTCTTGGAGTAAAAGTATCAAATAGTACTACAAGTAGTATAGCAGATGCAGTAAATAAAGGAATGCAAATAGCAGAAACTGCAGCAGATCCAGAAAAATCACTTAATGCAGGATTAACAGCAGCGCAAGTAGCAGGAACTGCAACAAACTTAATTTTTGGAGATCTTGCAGCAAATACATCTACTCTTACAGGAGAACTAGGATATAGCGAAAGTTCTTCTAAACACACAAAAGAGAATGAAACAGTTATTCAATCAGGTGGAAAAATAAACTTCAAAACTACAGATGGAGATATTAACCTAAATGGTGTACAAATGAAAGGAAATGAAGTAGTTCTTGATGCAGATGAAAAACATAATATAAATATTAATAGTGCAAAAGAAACATATACAGAAAATTCATTTAGTATAAATGCATCAGGAGGAGTTACAGCAAGTGCTGGAGTAGGAGCAATAGATGGAGGAAATGCACAGTTAGGAGTAACAGGAAATGCAAGCTTTAGCAAATCAGATGTAAACAATGAATATAGCCATGGTTCAGTTATTGAAGCTGGAAATGTAGAATTAAAAGGTAAGGATGTTAATCTTAAAGGAAGTAACATAGTTGCAGATAATTTACATACTGAATTAAAAGGAAATGTAAATGTAACTACTGAAACAGATAAATATGATGAATCAAGAATAGAAGCTTGGGCAGGAGTAGATGGATCTCTAGGAGTAGCATCAAATACTATCGGAACAGGAGACCTTGGAGTTTCAGCTGGTGGAGGACAAATCTATAAAAAAGGAGATGTTATAAACAATCAAGCAGGAATTGTTGTTAAAAATGATATCACAGGAACGATAGAAGGAGACCTAAACCTAAAAGGAGGAGTTTTTGGATCTGAAACAGGAAATGCAAATGGAAACCTTACAATAGGTGGAAATGTAAATGTTGAAGATGTAAAATCAAATCTTGAAGCTGGAGGAGCTATAGTTGGAGGAAATATAGGATCTAAAGGTGGCGGAATTCAAGGAGAAGTTGGAGACGTAATAGATCTAGAGAAGACAGCAAAAGGAACAGTTGCCTTAAATCCTGGAAATACTCAAATCGGAGGAGATGTAACAGTAAATGGAGAAAGCGCTCAAGATGTAACTAGAGATAATGATCCATTAAAAGGAGTTAATACAGATCTAAGCAACAGTCTGACTACAGATAAGGATGTATATGAAGGAGGAGGAACTTTCTCTGGAACAGCAAGTGTACCTAGCTTTGGAAGGAAGAAAAAAGGAGACAATGATAAACCAGTAGTAGATTTAGTTGATGGAAATTCAACTAAGGTAATTACTGGAAAAGTAGAAGGAGGACCTTCTTATCCAGAAATAAGCACATCTCCACAACCTAATAAAGGAGTTGTAGATAAAGGAGGAAGTAATGTTCCAGAACTAAAACTTCCTACAACAGAACCACCAGTAAAACTTCCAGTTCCTGAAATTAAAAAACCTGATACAGTTGATGGAGGAAGTATAAAAGGAAATGTAGTAACAGAGCCAAACACTAAGAAAACTCCAGAAGTAACAGGAGGAGAAAACAGTAATAAGACACCTGTAGTAAGTGGAGGACAATATGTAAAAAATCCTGAAACTGGTAAATGGGAATCAGCAAGCGGATCAAAACCAGGAGCAATTTTAACTGGAGGCGCTATTACTAACAAGAATGCATTGGATGGATTCCAAAAAGGCGCTGAAAGCCTAAATGGAACAAAACAAGCTCCAGAAGTAACAGGAGGAGAAAACAGTAATAAGACACCTGTAGTAAGTGGAGGACAATATGTAAAAAATCCTGAAACTGGTAAATGGGAATCAGCAAGCGGTTCAAATCCAGGAGCAATCTTAACTGGAGGCGCTATAACTAACAAGAATGCATTAGATGGATTCCAAAAAGGCGCTGAAAGCCTAAATGGAACAAAACAAGCTCCAGAAGTATCAGGAGGAGGAAACAGTAATAAGACACCTGTAGTAAGCGGAGGACAATATGTAAAAAATCCTGAAACTGGCAAGTGGGAATCAGCAAGCGGATCAAACCTAGGGGCAATCTTAACTGGAGGTGCTATTACTAACAAAAATGCATTGGATGGATTCCAAAAAGGTGCTGAAAGCCTAAATGGAACAAAACAAACACCAGAAGTAACAGGAGGAGAAAACAGTAATAAGACACCTGTAGTAAGCGGAGGACAATATGTAAAAAATCCTGAAACTGGCAAGTGGGAATCAGCAAGCGGATCAAACCCAGGGGCAATCTTAACTGGAGGTGCTATTACTAACAAGAATGCATTAGATGGATTCCAAAAAGGTGCTGAAAGCTTAAATAAAGGGAAAAATGAAAGTGCAAAAGGAAGTACAGTAACAGAGTTAAATGTTAAGAAGACTCCAGAAGTAACAGGAGGAAATAGTTCTGTAAAGGGTAATGCAGAAAATGTTACTGTTGGTGAAAATATTGAAAATAAAAAAAATTCTCAGGATATTACACTTCCTTCTAATACAGATTTCCAAAATAAAGAAAATAATAATTCTTTGACTAAAGAAGATTTAGCTAAAGTTCAAGAATTTATGGATGTTTCTGATCAAATTCTTAATTTTCAAAAATCTCTTATAGAGGATAAAGAAAATAGTCTATCTGCTATTAGAGATTTAGAAACTGAATCTCAAATACTTTTAAAAGATATGCAAAAATTTATAAAAGAAAAAGAAAGTAAGAATATTTTTCTTAGTGAAGAAGGTGAATCTATTTTTGAATATATACAGGAAAATATTAAATCTTTTAATAAAAATAAAGAAACTTTTTTTCCAGAATTTTTTCCTTCACCTTCAAAACAAAGTAAAAGTAATGAAGATAGTTCTATTCTTATAAGAGCAGAGGAAGATATCAGAAAAAATATTAAATCTGTTGCTGATTATGCTACAAATATTCCTAGAGAACACTTACTTGCATATATGAATAATATTATTAAAAACAAAGAATTTAAAGATATTACTGAAAATACTCAAAATAAAAATAATATTATTTTAAAAAATCCTGTATTAAATAATGATATTAACACTGAAAAAAATTTAAATAAAATATATGATAAAATTTTTTCTTCAATAGATCAAAATGTAAGAAAAAAATTAGATGATTCATTGGCTGAAAAATTAATTAATAATAAACAATTAGAACAGCTATTAAAAAATAATGAAGTAAATGAAGCTAATTTAATAAAAATGGGAACTATTATCCAAAAATTAAAAGGAGAAGTGTATAGAGATATTTTAGGAGAGAACTACTCAGAAATTAAAATTAAAATAATATCTGATCCTAGTAGTAATTCTAATTTACTAGGCGGAAATGATAAAAAAAATCTCTATATTTATTTAAAAGAAAACCAAAATATAAAAGATTATTTTACAACTATGGTTCATGAATTAACACATCAAGATCAAAATAATATTTCTAATTCGAATAATCCAGAAGTATCTGATTTAAAAAAATTATTTATTATAAATGGTGCTCCTGGTGGATACATAAAACATGATGAGATAGAATATAAGCTACAACCACTTGAAAAAGAAGCTTATGCTGCAGAAAGTACTGTGGCAGATAAGGTTTTAGAAAATAGTAAAATAAAAAATAGTCAAAAGGAAAAACCTGAAGACAACATGAATGATTATTCTAATAATGGATTAGATTTACCTCCTGTTGATTATGAGCAATCTGATATTGAAAGTGACTTTGGAGATGACTTTTCAAGTTTTGTAAAGTCTAGTTTCAATAAGGAAAAACCTGAAGACAACAATGGTTATTCTAATATTGGATTAGATTTACCTCCTGTTGATTATGAGCAATCTGATATTGAAAGTGACTTTGGAGATGACTTTTCAAGTTTTGTAAAGTCTAGTTTCAATAAGGAAAAACCTGAAGATAACATGAATGATTATTCTAATAATGGATTAGATTTACCTCCTGTTGATTATGAGCAATCTGATATTGAAAGTGACTTTGGAGATGACTTTTCAAGTTTTGTAAAGTCTAGTTTCAATAAGGAAAAATATGAAGATAATATGAATGATTATTCTAATAATGGATTAGATTTACCTCCTGTTGATTATGAGCAAAAAAAAAACTAAATATAGAGAATAAGTTATTAGAAAAAATAAAAAAATTAGTAAGTGAAAAGGGAATTTCAACTATTGAAGAAGAAGAAATATCAAAATTAAATTCTGAAGAAAAAGAAAAAGCTTTTCAAATGTTAGATGAATGGGAAAAACTAGTAAGTAATCAAAATATGGGTATTGACTATCTTGAAAAATTAGTAGAATTAGAAGAAAACATGCAAAAATTTAGTAGTAAAATGGAGGAAAAATATGATTTTTCCCAAATAAAAGAACTGGAAATTAAACATTTTCCTAAAATAAATACTGGAAATATTGAAGACCTTTTTCAAATTCCTTATCCTGAGTTTAAAGAAAATATATTGCTTTATGGAGTAAGTGAAGTTAATGAAGGAATTGGGAGAGATGGAATTGCTGAGACTGCTTTAACTAATAAGGATACTCCTCTTTATGCTGATGCTTATATTTACAATATGGGAATAGACATAAATCTAGATAAAGAATATGTTATCAAAAATAATGTAAGAGCATTAATAGATGAAGTAATGAAGAGCAATGGACAAATATCTGAAAAAGTTAAAGAAATGTTATTAATAAAAACTGAACAACATCCTGCTGATAAAAAGCTCTTTCATTCAGATAAAGTCAATCCTACTGCTGATAAGGAGTTACTTGATATTTTACTTCAAGATAAAGAATACATTGATACTCTCAAAGAAATTGATTTTATTGATAAAAAAATACAATCTCTTGAAAAAGAATTAGAAAAAGAACAATCAGAAGATATAGTTATAAATCTTAATTTCTTAGAAGAAGATATTTTCAATGCTTTTAATAAATTAAATGAAATTAAAACTATAACTATTTTGGATAAAGTATTAAAGGAAGGAGGAAAAATATATTTTTCTTTAGATCAAATCGCTTCTTCTATTGATTCAACAGGAAAACTATATTTAGATAAAGAGAAACTGGCAGATGTATTATTCAATCCAGATTCAGATTACTACGATACAATAACTTCTAGAGAACTTAGATATATCTATATAAATCATTTAAATAATCCAAATTTAAAATTTTTACTTATGAGACAAGTAATTGAATTTCCAGAAGAATTTATAGAAAATAATAACTAAAAACTGGTATCTTCAGGCTGTAGATGATTAAAGCTATCTACAACCTGAAGCTATTATACATTCTTACTTTTTTATTTTGTTAGAAGTATTATTTTAAACTTAATATCTCTAATTTTAATATTTATTTATAAGAATCAAAAGAGTATTTTAAGTAAAAAACGTATATAAAGATTATCCACATCATATTGAAAATATAGTGGGATATTAAAGTTTATTTCTAATTATTATTTGTTATATATAATCTAAAAGCGTTCTTTATACAAGAATTATATTTATTTTTCCAATAAAAATATAAAAAAATTTTATTTTAATGTTTCTTTAATAATTAGAATATATAATCAAAATATAAATCAAATAGATGAAAGGAGAAAATTATGAATATTTTAAAACAAGGAAAAAAAGAAATTAAAACTCTATTATTATCTACAGCTGTACTTATGGTGTTAGTTGGAACAGGGACTTTTGCAAGTGATTTATTGCATAAAAAAAGAGCTAGAGAAGTTGAAATGAATCTTATCCAAAATCAAGCTATTAATAATGGAATAAAATTAATAAGTTCAGAAGAAGCAAAACAAGTAGCACTTTCAGCAGTTGGAATCAAAGAAAGTGAGGTGAGGTATTTTAAAATTAAATTAGATCAGGAAGATGATTATAGACCTACTTTATATGTTTATGAAGTAGAATTTGTACATGATGGATTGGAATACGAATTTGATATTGATGCAACAAATAAAAAAATTCTTAAATCTGATGTAGATTCATGGTTTGATTAAAAACAATTTAAAACTTAGTGAAAAAACTGTCTATATATAATAAATTTACATTCTGTATAATAGACAGTTTTTTTAATTTAAATTAATATATTAATCATGACTATTAAATCCCTTTAGAACTTTTCATTTATCTATTTTTCTATTATTTATTCAATATTTTTTTCTAATATTTTCTAAAATTAATTAATCTTTTTAAAAAAATAAAAAAATGAATCTGAACTATCAAACTTTAACCAATAGTTTAGATTCATTTCAATTAATTTATTTTAATCAGGCTTATATACTCCACTATTTACAGCATTCTGCATTGCAGCTCTTATTTTAGTACCTCTTACAGAAGCTCCTGCCACTTCTATCTCCTCTGGTTTATAAAGTTTTTCTAAAACTTCTTTTAGTTTTTTTCCTTCTGTAAATTTTAAAATATTCTCATATCTTTCTTTTTGATCAGCTACTGATTTTTCTTTTAGATAGTCTATTCCTTTATATGCAAGTGTTCTATATTTAGGATTCCTCACAGTATCATCTTTTAAATTAAACTGTACCTCAACCTGTGTTTCCTGACCTGATACAAATACTCCTCTATAAAGACCATTTCTAAATTCTGTACCATATGAAACAACACTGCTCACTAATGCAAGCATCAATAAACTTTTTCTCATTCTGCTACCTCCTAGGTGTTTTAGAATATTATAAGATATTTTATTTTCATAGTCAATATATTTGTGTTTCAAAATTAAATTACAAAATTTATTTTAAATATCCTATTATAAAAAATGTTTTTAAAGTTCTTATGTTTGTAATATAAATGCCACAAAAGAATAGTATATTTAATACATAACAAAATAAATCTTTCCCCAAGATGTTTTATATATAAAAATAAAGAAAGCGGTTTTTTAATTAACTGCTTTCTTTATTTTTTGAATAATTATTGATATTTTTATATCTCTGTTTATTTAAAAATTCTATTTTAAATTCATTAAAATGATTTTTAGCTAGAGTTGTTCAAAAATATTTAATTATTTTTTCTCATACAAAATCCCCATATGTACTTTTCCACTTTTCATTCTTAAAACTCCAAATAACAGCGCACACGCAAGCATTCCCAAATTTATTATTACTGCGTTTCTTGATAAACCTCTCAATGTTAAATATGATGCAAATAATGATGTTATAATTGCTAAAACTGCAAAAGCTTTTAGCTTTAAATCTGATATATGATATCTACTTATTTTCCATTCTTCTGGTATTACTTTTGGAATTGAAATTATTGTTGTTGCTATCATGAAATCTGTAAATCTATTTGTAAACACACTTGTTCCTGCTATAAAATCAAGATCTACCCCTATTACTATTGGAAGCATTCCCAAAATATACAAAGCTATTATTAGATTATGAGGTGTTTTAAATTTTTCATTAACATGACCAAAAAATTTAGGAAACCATCCATCATTACATGCTTTTAGTATTGGTTTAGTAACCCATGCTATCTGAGAATTTAAACTCGTTACCAAAGCAAAACATGCTCCTCCTACAATAAAGAATATGTATAAAGGACCTGGTAGAATTTTAGATGCAACTAAACTCAATGGTTGATTGGCTACCTCTTTAACAGGAAATACTCCAGAAGCTATGACAGCCATCACTGCATAAAAAAATGCTACAATTAAAGTTGAAACAATAATACACCATGGAATATCCTTAGTTGGATTTTTTGCT encodes:
- a CDS encoding PepSY domain-containing protein, translated to MNILKQGKKEIKTLLLSTAVLMVLVGTGTFASDLLHKKRAREVEMNLIQNQAINNGIKLISSEEAKQVALSAVGIKESEVRYFKIKLDQEDDYRPTLYVYEVEFVHDGLEYEFDIDATNKKILKSDVDSWFD
- a CDS encoding APC family permease; the protein is MKSEGNLKRVLTRTDLLCHAIGTVTGAGIFSTLPIAIGMTGRSAALAFILAAAIIIISLVPKILVNGSVRLNGGTYAHLGMFGYKKLAGTFIIISIIANISISWYALSFAQYFSSLIPGINLKVVAGACLTIFTITNLIGIKEASKVQNLLVLTLGISMSLFCFFGFFHIDSNFFNPKEFMTNGPMGVLTAAGILTFACSGADGISALAIEAKNPTKDIPWCIIVSTLIVAFFYAVMAVIASGVFPVKEVANQPLSLVASKILPGPLYIFFIVGGACFALVTSLNSQIAWVTKPILKACNDGWFPKFFGHVNEKFKTPHNLIIALYILGMLPIVIGVDLDFIAGTSVFTNRFTDFMIATTIISIPKVIPEEWKISRYHISDLKLKAFAVLAIITSLFASYLTLRGLSRNAVIINLGMLACALLFGVLRMKSGKVHMGILYEKK
- a CDS encoding hemagglutinin repeat-containing protein gives rise to the protein MPLTPEQVNKLEKDIIWYVEMEVDGDIVLVPQVYFGKETRIKMAESDKGGGAGSNIKVDGDINIDAENVVNSNGNIIGGGNVNIKSENEIINNATGGFNGGIAAGGDISLCKKNNINMEGGTVKGDGDINLKAGNEINIESGIGYDDKGNQIISNNAGIQGKGNISVDAEKDVNLKGAFIEGTGEGSVNISGENVNITDQNLISSESKKTDNSSYSSVSSKSSGSTVAGENINIKSKNDINVKGSNVVAGDEANLEAGNNVNITDGKDYSHETGESSFVGFKNGLFTVESSSFEETKSTSVGSTVGGVGGLNVKAGGDTTIQGSDLIAGEKGINIKSEGNVNILDGQDTISGKSSSSSFGTISYTSSNEEYKGTTSTKSSLSSMGDLNIEAGGNVKVVGSDIASLGDTNIKVGDGKEVKFEAGKNTYEHSSNSITVGVTSADASAGAGGASAKASWNHVDGGSTEVITGDAVQVAKDSQNKNGKLGKNYMDSLTSAQTTVGVSVKNSSEKSTTWSKGNVSTGGNLNITSGSDDNSRGTVDIGGADFTTGGDFNITAKQIDTTKYTDVTEKTNSDFSLGVKVSNSTTSSIADAVNKGMQIAETAADPEKSLNAGLTAAQVAGTATNLIFGDLAANTSTLTGELGYSESSSKHTKENETVIQSGGKINFKTTDGDINLNGVQMKGNEVVLDADEKHNININSAKETYTENSFSINASGGVTASAGVGAIDGGNAQLGVTGNASFSKSDVNNEYSHGSVIEAGNVELKGKDVNLKGSNIVADNLHTELKGNVNVTTETDKYDESRIEAWAGVDGSLGVASNTIGTGDLGVSAGGGQIYKKGDVINNQAGIVVKNDITGTIEGDLNLKGGVFGSETGNANGNLTIGGNVNVEDVKSNLEAGGAIVGGNIGSKGGGIQGEVGDVIDLEKTAKGTVALNPGNTQIGGDVTVNGESAQDVTRDNDPLKGVNTDLSNSLTTDKDVYEGGGTFSGTASVPSFGRKKKGDNDKPVVDLVDGNSTKVITGKVEGGPSYPEISTSPQPNKGVVDKGGSNVPELKLPTTEPPVKLPVPEIKKPDTVDGGSIKGNVVTEPNTKKTPEVTGGENSNKTPVVSGGQYVKNPETGKWESASGSKPGAILTGGAITNKNALDGFQKGAESLNGTKQAPEVTGGENSNKTPVVSGGQYVKNPETGKWESASGSNPGAILTGGAITNKNALDGFQKGAESLNGTKQAPEVSGGGNSNKTPVVSGGQYVKNPETGKWESASGSNLGAILTGGAITNKNALDGFQKGAESLNGTKQTPEVTGGENSNKTPVVSGGQYVKNPETGKWESASGSNPGAILTGGAITNKNALDGFQKGAESLNKGKNESAKGSTVTELNVKKTPEVTGGNSSVKGNAENVTVGENIENKKNSQDITLPSNTDFQNKENNNSLTKEDLAKVQEFMDVSDQILNFQKSLIEDKENSLSAIRDLETESQILLKDMQKFIKEKESKNIFLSEEGESIFEYIQENIKSFNKNKETFFPEFFPSPSKQSKSNEDSSILIRAEEDIRKNIKSVADYATNIPREHLLAYMNNIIKNKEFKDITENTQNKNNIILKNPVLNNDINTEKNLNKIYDKIFSSIDQNVRKKLDDSLAEKLINNKQLEQLLKNNEVNEANLIKMGTIIQKLKGEVYRDILGENYSEIKIKIISDPSSNSNLLGGNDKKNLYIYLKENQNIKDYFTTMVHELTHQDQNNISNSNNPEVSDLKKLFIINGAPGGYIKHDEIEYKLQPLEKEAYAAESTVADKVLENSKIKNSQKEKPEDNMNDYSNNGLDLPPVDYEQSDIESDFGDDFSSFVKSSFNKEKPEDNNGYSNIGLDLPPVDYEQSDIESDFGDDFSSFVKSSFNKEKPEDNMNDYSNNGLDLPPVDYEQSDIESDFGDDFSSFVKSSFNKEKYEDNMNDYSNNGLDLPPVDYEQKKN